CCAATCCGAATTTGAGGTGGATAGGATTTTGAGAGGTGGTCCATGGTCTTTTGACAATCAGCTTCTCGTGTTGCAACGGTGGAAGAAGGGAATGACTATAGGAAACATTAGAATGGTGACCGCGTCACTTTGGGTCCAAATTGGGGTGCACTGTTCAGCATGGATTCTTCTCAGGTTGCTAAGGAAGTTGGTGGCCGTCTAGGAGTTGTGGATGAAGTTGAATGGAAAAAAAGGAAGGatgatgttaatttttttatgcgGGTTAGAGTGGCCTTACCAATTTCAAAACCCCTTAGGAGAGGTGGGTTTATTGCTGGGACAGATGGAGAGCGATATTGGGTGGATTTTAAGTATGAGAGACTACCTATTTTCTGCCATTATTATGGGATATTAGGGCATGATCTAAAGCACTGTGCAGCACACTATGCAGTGGAGAAGAATGGTGGAAGTATAGAGTACCAGTATGGCGATTTTCTTAAGGCAGCAGGGGGACGTACAAGGGCTTTAACCATGCCATATTCTAATAATAAATCCAGTTCGGAGGAGGTTAGAGGCGGTGGCGGTGGTTCTATGAAGCAGCCTGATCAGATGATGCCTAGCATGAAGGTGACGGTGGCAGTAGAAAATTCTGGAAACCTTAGTGAACACGATAAGGCTGATTCCGTGAAAGTGGGAGTTGAAGCCGAACTTGAGGCGAGAATTAAGCATGCAAATGGGATTGACCATGCAAACGTGATTGAGATGGAGTCTGAGAGTGCGTGCTCCACTCCGAATTTAATGCCAACTTTGAAAGGTAATGCTAAATCTCATATGGTTTGTGAGGAGGAATTAATGGTGTCCAACGTGGAGGTAGTGCAAATAGAGAATAGGGAGGCTGGGCTTTACAATACCTCATTAAATGATGTTGACAAACCCATGGATGACTTTGGGCCATTAACTACTAGGCCCAAAACTACTTGGACCCATATCAATAGGATGGATTTTGGGCTTGGGGGCTTAGCTAGAGCAATTACATTGCCATCACTTGGGAAGAGAGATGTAAGGGAGACTAGCAGTGGACAATTTGAGGAACACGAAGCTAAGAGAGGAAGAGTACTCAATGAGGAAGATAATTTTGTTGATATATCAGCGGGGGTGGACAGCCACCTTTGCCAAGAGCAATGAGGCTGATAAGTTGGAACTGTCAAGTgcttgggaacccttggacagGTAGAAGCCTTCACAAAATTGTGAGGGAACAAGCACCCACAATCTGTTTTTTTATGGAAACAAGACTGGACAAGGATGGATTTGTGAATTTATATAGTAATTTGCCTTTCAATAATAAGATTATTGTTAAGCATCCTGATGCTGGGGGAGGATTAGCTTTTTTATGGAAGAATACTATTAATTTGGAGATTATTAATTACACTGCAAACCATGTCTTAGCAGTGGTAACTGAAGAGGATGGGTTTAGGTTGTTCTTGATTGGGTTTTATGGATGGCCAGAGGCACAAAAGAAAGTGAGATCTTGGAGATTGTCGGAACATTTGAAGACCTTTATAGAGGGACCTTGGATGATTATAGGGGACTTTAATGCTTTTTTACATGCTTTGGAAAAGAAAAGTAGACGGCCACCACAAACTTCACAGGTTGATGCATTTAGGGACGCTTTGGAGTCTTGCCAACTTCAAGACCTTGGATTCAAGGGGTATCCATTTACATGGAATAACAAGAGACCGGgggaagcaaataaaaaatcaggTTGGATAGAAGTGTGGCCAATGAAGCTTGGCTAAGGAAGTTCCCATTGAGCAGAGTTACACACTTATCAAACCATGCATTAGATCACCTTTCACTATTGTTACAATTACAATCTTTTAACCATCAAAGGCAGAGAAGGGAGAAAAGCTTCAAGTTTGAGGAGTCTTGGCTGTTGAAAGCTGATTGTGAGACCATGGTGAAAGAGGCATGGGGTAGAGAAAATATTGCTTCCCACGGCCTTGAGTCCATcaagcaaaaaattcaaatgtgTGGAGCAGAATTATTGAGTTGGGGTTCAGCATGGACTGATCCGGATGTTGAAGCTATCAAAGAGATTCAAAAAAGATTGGACAAATTGAATGAGGAAGAAATTTCTGAAACCAGCAAGGCCGAGTTCTTGGATTTAAGCAAAAGGATGGATGAGCTTCTCCAAAAACACGAAATTTATTAGGCTCAACGGTCTAGAGTTTCTTGGTTGAAGCATGgtgataaaaatacaaaaaaaatttcactccaaAGCTACACAGAGGAGGAAGAATCATATTAGGGGTATTAAAAATGATCAAGGGCAGTAGGTTAAGGAAATAGAAGATGTGGTGGAGGTAGCTTCAGATTATTTTCACACTTTATTTCATGCAAGAGCTGGTGATTAGATGGAGGAGTGCATGAATGCTGTTCATACAAGGGTAATTGAAGATATGAAGATGGTCTTATCTAGTGAGTTCACTGCTGATGAAGTCAGAGTGGCCATATTTCAAATGGGACCtaccaaggcccaaggccccAGGACTTGACGGTATGAATGCCCTTTTCTATCAAAAATTCTGGCATATAGTTGGTGATGATGTTGTTTGTGCTGTCatggattttttaaataatggaaaTATGTTACCTGAAATAAATCACACAAATATTGTTCTTATTCCTAAAGTGAAAGACCCAGAAAAAATGTCTGACTTTAGGCCAATAAGTTTATGTAATTTGATTTACAAGATTATTTCCAAAGTGTTGGCAAACAGATTGAAACAAGTACTCCCACATATTATCTCGCCCAAACAAAGTGCTTTTGTACCGGGAAGATTGATTACAGATAATGTTTTGATGGCCTATGAAACACTACATACAATGCATGCTAGGAAGAAAGGCAAGAAAGGGTCCATGGCATTAAAGCTAAATATTAGCAAGGCTTATGATCGGCTGGAATGACAATTTCTTCAGGGTATTATGGAGAAAATGGGTTTCCCAACACAATGGATAGAAAgggtgatgagttgtgtcaccATAGAATCCTTCTCTATTTTGGTGAATGGCAAACCCTATGGTATGGTACATCCTTCACGAGGAATACGACAAGAAGACCCACTGACACCGTACCTGTTTCTGTTATGTGCAGAAGGCTTTATAGCTTTATTTGCAAAAGCAGAATTGGAAGGGAGGATCAAAGGAGTCTCTATTTGCAGAGGAGCACCCAGAGTTACTAACTTATTATTTGCAGATGAttctttgttgttttgttaGGCTATACATAATGAAGGGGAGGCTATTATGGAGTTCAGAAGCAGCAGATGTTCCAGATTTTGGGTGTCAAGGAGGTGATGAAATTTGAGTCTTATTTAGGGCTGCCAACTTTGATTGGAAGGGCTAAGTACCACACCTTTTCTTATTTAAAAGACAGAATAT
The DNA window shown above is from Quercus lobata isolate SW786 chromosome 7, ValleyOak3.0 Primary Assembly, whole genome shotgun sequence and carries:
- the LOC115951403 gene encoding uncharacterized protein LOC115951403, which codes for MRLISWNCQVLGNPWTGRSLHKIVREQAPTICFFMETRLDKDGFVNLYSNLPFNNKIIVKHPDAGGGLAFLWKNTINLEIINYTANHVLAVVTEEDGFRLFLIGFYGWPEAQKKVRSWRLSEHLKTFIEGPWMIIGDFNAFLHALEKKSRRPPQTSQVDAFRDALESCQLQDLGFKGQRREKSFKFEESWLLKADCETMVKEAWGRENIASHGLESIKQKIQMCGAELLSWGSAWTDPDVEAIKEIQKRLDKLNEEEISETSKAEFLDLSKRMDELLQKHEIY